Proteins from one Cryptomeria japonica chromosome 4, Sugi_1.0, whole genome shotgun sequence genomic window:
- the LOC131040585 gene encoding UDP-glycosyltransferase 91C1-like, which yields MAEEKQRELRVVMFPWFAHGHITPFVELAKSLASHDFKIFFVSTPLNIRRIEPQISDAEGIDLVELAMPSVEGLPKGVESSADAAKRGEAPLLLPLLKTAMDLLEKPFEALLRQLSPDLVIHDLVQHWVPRLAKPIPTIFFLILGMASFSFGEGQLDIAPGNPIAQDLIVSPPGFPSTIIQRHLFQAQRVLELYEKHADGLSISDRASICVRESWAVACNTCLELEGVYVEYLQSLRKRPVIPVGLLMPKLPPLPIDDICLQWLDRQPAGSVVVLSFGSEYVLTQQELAAIAMGLLESTVSFLWVLPAGNDLLQGFQDQIGEKGLVATKWVPQLHILNHSSIGAFLTHCGWNSMTEGLRFGVPLITLPMQFEQGLNAKLAQELKVGVEVRRNEEDGSFTKEDICKAIRMVMIGEEGAQIKCNVTKLSDMLTSNNFQVRERNIRNFVSMFRTFNK from the exons ATGGCGGAAGAAAAGCAGAGAGAGCTTCGTGTGGTGATGTTTCCTTGGTTTGCCCACGGTCACATTACGCCCTTCGTTGAGCTTGCCAAAAGCCTGGCCAGTCATGATTTTAAAATTTTCTTCGTCTCAACCCCGCTGAATATCAGACGAATTGAACCTCAAATATCGGACGCTGAGGGAATAGATCTGGTGGAACTGGCGATGCCCTCCGTGGAAGGGCTACCTAAAGGCGTAGAGTCCTCCGCAGATGCTGCCAAGAGAGGAGAAGCGCCACTCCTACTACCCTTACTCAAAACAGCCATGGACCTTCTGGAAAAGCCCTTCGAAGCTCTATTGCGACAGCTCTCACCAGACTTGGTAATCCACGATTTGGTGCAGCATTGGGTTCCTCGTCTGGCCAAGCCCATTCCCACCATATTCTTCCTCATATTGGGAATGGCCAGCTTCAGCTTTGGAGAAGGACAGCTCGACATCGCACCAGGAAACCCAATCGCCCAGGATCTGATCGTCTCGCCACCCGGATTCCCTTCAACGATTATTCAGCGCCATTTGTTTCAAGCTCAGAGGGTCCTCGAGCTATATGAGAAGCACGCAGATGGGCTTAGCATTTCCGATCGGGCCAGCATTTGCGTGCGGGAGAGTTGGGCAGTTGCATGCAATACGTGTTTGGAGTTGGAAGGGGTGTACGTCGAGTATTTGCAGAGCCTCAGAAAGCGGCCGGTGATACCTGTTGGGTTACTCATGCCTAAACTCCCGCCACTCCCCATCGATGACATTTGCTTGCAGTGGCTCGACAGGCAGCCCGCTGGTTCGGTGGTGGTCTTGTCTTTTGGCAGCGAGTACGTTCTAACCCAACAAGAGCTCGCCGCAATTGCAATGGGTCTGCTGGAGAGCACGGTGTCATTCCTCTGGGTTCTGCCTGCCGGAAACGACTTGCTGCAAGGCTTCCAAGATCAGATCGGG gaaAAGGGATTGGTGGCGACAAAGTGGGTTCCACAGTTACATATTTTGAATCATTCTTCTATAGGTGCGTTTTTAACTCATTGTGGGTGGAATTCAATGACAGAAGGGTTAAGGTTTGGGGTGCCACTCATAACTCTTCCAATGCAATTTGAGCAAGGGTTAAATGCAAAGCTTGCACAAGAGCTTAAGGTTGGAGTGGAGGTGAGAAGAAATGAAGAGGATGGGTCTTTTACCAAGGAGGATATTTGTAAAGCAATTAGAATGGTAATGATAGGAGAAGAAGGAGCACAAattaaatgtaatgtcacaaagCTAAGTGACATGTTGACTAGCAATAATTTTCAAGTTAGGGAAAGAAACATAAGGAACTTTGTCTCCATGTTTAGAACTTTCAATAAATAA